Genomic DNA from Lactuca sativa cultivar Salinas chromosome 8, Lsat_Salinas_v11, whole genome shotgun sequence:
AGTATCTCGGGCTATTATGTTCACTAACAACATGCCTTAGTATCTCTGGGGAGAAGCCTTACTCACTTCTACATACCTTATCAATAGGATGCCCAGTCGAGTGCTAAAGTTTCAAACTCCATGAGATGTTCTGTAAAAATCTCATTCCCACATTCTTTCATTTACATCAGACCTACCATTGAAAATATTCGGGTGTACAACCTTTGTCCATATCCAGAAACAACGGTGGTCAAAATTAGACCCTCAGGCACTCAAATGTGTATTTCTTGGGTATTCTTCTCGTCAAAAGGGCTATAAATGCTATTCACCACTCACTCGGAAAATGTACACAACAATGGATGTTACATTTTTTGAAAATCAGTCATATTTCCCTAAAACCAATATTCAGGGGGAAACTTCTAATAATGAATATCCGTTTTGGGAAACTCTTCAATCCTCACAGGAGGATTATCCTATTGCAGAACAAAATCCGGTCTGGGAAACTATTCAATCCTCACAGGAGAATTATTCTATTCCAGAAAACACTTCTCCTCTTGAAAACACTTCTGCTCCACTTCGTGTCTATTCTAGAAGGAATTGTCTGCCACAACAAGTAGAAGCCACTACACCACAAAGCAATGACCATGATTCCATCCCGATCTCTGTCACCGATGATACTCAACAACATACGAACTCACTTGATGACGGTAATTCCACTGTTGAACCCATTCTTGATGATTCGGAATTACCAATTGCTCAACGGAAAGGTGTTCGCTCATGTACCAAACACCCTATTGAACGATTTGTTACATACGGTAAGCTTCACCCTTCTTATACATCCTTTGTGGCTAATCTCGATCAAACACATATTCCAGACTCCATTCATGAGGCTCTCAAATTTCCAAGGTGGAAATTGGCAGTTGAAGAAGAAATAAAAGCCCTTGAATCCAATGGCACTTGGACAGTTACAAAATTACCTAAAGGGAAATGTCTTGTAGGTTGCAAATGGATATTCTCTGTCAAATACAAAGCTGATGGGAGTATAGACAGATTCAAAGCGAGATTAGTCGCTAAAGGCTACACTCAATCCTATGGTGTTGATTACCAAGAGACATATGCCCCTGTTGCTAAACTGAATACGGTTCGAGTATTGCTCTTTCTAGCTGTAAATAACGATTAGCCTCTATAACAACTTGATAGAAAAAACGCTTTTCTAAATGTAGATCTGGAAGAAGAAATATATATGTCAATGCCACCAGGGTTTGAAAACTCCAAAGGCAATATGGTGTGCAGATTAAAAAAATCTCTCTATGGCCTTAAACAATCACCTCGCGCATGGTTCGGAAAATTCAGTCGCGCCATCACTTCCCATGGTTATGTTCAATGCCAAGTTGATCACACATTATTTACCAAGACTGGTTCTACCGGGAAGAAAGCCATATTAATCATATACGTTGATGATATCATTGTAACAGGAGACGATATTGAGGCGATTAATCTTCTGAAAAGAAACTTGGCATCCGAATTTGAAATTAAAGATCTTGGACATCTCAAATACTTCCTTGGAATGGAAGTTGCTCGGTCCAAGGAAGGTATTGTTATATCTCAAAGGAAATATATCTTGGATCTTTTAAAAGAAACCGGCCTTCTTGGATGTAAGCCAACAGAAACTCCCATGGATCCCAACAAGAAAGCATGTAACAGAGAAGAACAAACCCCTGTGAACAAAGAACGGTATCAGCAGCTTGTTGGCAAACTCATTTACTTGTCTCACACCCGTCCTGACATTGCGTATTCTGTAAGCATTGTTAGTCAACACATGAATGAACCTACCGAAGGTGATCTAGAAGCCGTGAATCGTATCTTAAGGTATCTTAAGATGACTCCAAGTCTGGGCCTACTGTTCAAAAGGACCAATACTCGTGATGTTCAAGTGTATACCGACGCAAGCTGGGCTGGTAAGGAAACATACCGAAAATCTACTACGGGTTACTACTCGTATGTATGGGGCAATCTTGTTACATGGAGGAGCAAGAAGCAATCTGTTGTGTCTCGCAGCAGTGGTGAATCTGAGTATCGAGCTCTTACGCTAGGAATTTGTGAAGGAATGTGGATTCAAAGACTTCTCAAGGAACttggaatgaagaaggaagaaTCAGTAAAGATGTTCACTGATAGTCAGCCTGCTATTGACATAGCAAAAAATCCAGTTCACCACGATCGTACAAAACACATAGAAATTGATCGACATTTCATTTCTGAAAAGGTTGATAACAGAACTGTTCATCTAAGCCATGTTCCATCTCGTCTCCAGATAGCTGATGTCTTAACTAAAGCTTTGCCAAGGACTTACTTCGAAGAACTTATTTCCAAGCTTGGTTTGTTCAATATCTACAACCAAGCTTGAGGGGGAGTGTTGAATATTACGAAGTTATATTTAGTAGATTTTATTCCTTGTATTTATTTTTAGATAGGATTAGAATTGATTTGAGATTCCTTTAATCTAAGATCTGATTAGTGTAGCCGGCCCTAAACTTGTTGTATATATTCCCTGTATGTTTTCATTtcagtaagaaaaaaaaaacacagagATAATTTTATCTCAAAACACTCTTTTAATTTCCGCATTTTTGAATCTTCATCTTGCTTTATAGTTATGTGAGCCCTATCTACAAACTGTTAGTGGATATCAACTATTGTGGTATCAAACTCATTGATATAATGGAGTTTACACACCCTTTTGTAAATGATATAATGGAGTTTACACACCCCTTTGTAAATACGTACCACAACAATCTCATGATAAAGAGATCGTGGAGTGTTCTTGTGTTACTTTCTAGAGAGCTTGATCAATTGATTGGTGGCAATTTTTTGAGCATAGAGGGTTACACCCAAATCTGAATCAAGTCATATCGAAGGtgatttgtgaaaattgtatatgatacaaagaaaaaaaaaatacaaattggTTCTATCAAGGAGGTATTGAAACTCAAACATATACTAACGCGTAGTTGTAAAAAAAtccatttatattattatttaaacatATTGAAGTTTATGTAGTTATTATTTTTTACAATATATTTACGTATTTTCACGCAATTCATTATTTAtaacagttttttttttcaaaactaaaagttaACAACCACTTAACCAACTATAAATTTAAgcttacataaaaatacaaaaatacttCGGATCGGTATTATGCCATTCCGAAAACTCTGGAATGTATAATTCCAAACAATGCAGCCAattaacaaaacaaaacaaaacaaaaaaaaaatgattatttttgtCAAAATGACATTTATATTAGTTAGATTACTCAATCTCCCATAAATTTTACAATACAATGCAACAAACCATACACCAAACAATTGACAAGCCATTCAAGCAAACTACAACACACACAATGATTAAAGATATCaaaattgaaaagttttaaatcaaGGTAACAAATGATAAAATGTTTTTATACGACACTTAAATCACAAACTCATGCAAGCATATCCCTCAAACAGATGTACACTAATAATACCATCCGTAAAAACCCACCAAAACCAAACTATATCAATGACACAAAACAAACACAtgcaatatgatgacaaaatcaaaatcaaaatcaaaaccaaaaccaaatgtTTTCACCAAAACCCCAAAAGACCTAATTCAAATATAAAACCACCCATCAAAGTTCTCTTTGTCTGGACACTTGATCAAGAAGGAATACTTACCCTCTCATAAGGCTACATCTTAAGTTGAGGAAGCAGGTGAAGATTCTTCCTTCTTCTTATCCTCTGACTCTGCCGCCTTTTCAGGCTCTTTCTCCTCCTTCTTTGGTGCATCAGCAGATGCCTCTTtgacttcttttccttcttcttctGTCTTATCTTTAACAGTCAAATTCTCCAGCAGTCCAGCAGCATCTGAGGCATCTTTGTTCTCCTCCTTCTCGGGATGCTGTGACTCTGCCACTTCTTCAACTGTTTCCATGAACTTTTTGCAatctgaaataaaaaaaaaataacatcacATAATTACATTGACAGAGCAAAAGATCCAAATTAAACACATTTGACAGAAATTAAACTTCAACTTACTATCAACTGATCCAAATCTAATGCAGAAAAGTTCGTCTTTAAGTTCACCATCAGAAAAGTCGGCAGCATGCCACACGCATGACTTGTCATTGCCAGCGTGTTCTTGAACCGATGTCGTCGGTAGAACTAGAGCAATAATATCACATTGCATAATAAGCATATGAAAATCCACATATGGAAAACGACAATTGTAATTTACACATACCGAGATGATTGGCGCAGATCTTTAGGGTTTTTGATTGACGCATAACAAGACGAACTTTTCCAGTTTCTTTATGCTTTAGAAGCTTAACGGTTCCGGCGCCTCGTTCTTTCCACTGATTCCCGTCCTTGTCGAATCTATACAACTTCGACTTACTGAAATCGTGAAATATGAAGTTATAATATAGAATAAATCATACAAACGTGTAAACTCGGATCAAGATCGAATACTAACAGATCGAGTATTGCATCCTCGTCTTCTTCACCGTTAATGACCTCGACAGCTTCAAGCCTGACGATCGGAGCAACTTGCGCTCCGGTGTCTTCGTCCTCGGCGGCGGCTTCCTCCTCCTCTCTGTGTTCAGGATCATTGATAGCCATTGTAGTTGAGGATCGAAGATGCTGAGACCTGAGAGCGTCTGTTAGGATGAAAATCGAAGGCGGGGAAAGGGTTTATATGGGAAACGCTGGAGAGGCGTCAGGGTTACGCAGCAGACGGAAAAGACGCCCTGTTATTAACAAAGCAAAATTGGAACCAGATAGTTGCCCACCGGTTAGAAGGGTTAGAATTTCTTACTAAGGGTAAACCTTCTTACTGAAACTTTTCTGTTTGTTTTTGTATCCGATAATGACTATATTATCCTCGAATATCATTTTTTATAATACTTAGGTGGGGAACCTTCGCGTTGCGGGGTCGGATTCGACAATTTTTTCCATTGTTTGTTCTTTGTAAATACTATTTGATCAAGTATCTGTTTATAGTTTGAGTATTGTTATGGGACAGTAATATTGTTTTGTCATGGATAATTTTTTTGTTGTCGGATAAGTTATTTATCGAAATATATATTTCATGGGTTTATCCTTTGGTTGATGGGATGGAACTGGAGAGCCGGATTCCACGGATCAAATATTTCATGGGTTTTTCCTCATTAAGTGTTGTTTAAATATAACATTGGCTAACTCAAAAAACATTTGATAAAATGATAACACACATATCTGATAAAAGCAAAGTCACCAcaacaaacaaaaaaacaaaaaagaatcaATTTGTTGATCAGTGTGTGTTACAGTATGCTAATAAGTTCAATCGTCGGCTTTCTTAGATTCCATAAGCCCTGagcaaagaaaagaagaaaaaaaacatataaaaactttgaaaaacaaataaatacagTCAAGAAATGAAGTACAAGACACCTAAGACGAATCTCCTGCATTCTAATCTTTTGAGCTTCTTGGTTAAAACGCTTCCATACAACTGTAAACAGGTGAACTGTTTATGTTAAAGCTTCCATATGTCACCTTTCTTGTGGATCATCCTGAAAACCATTTGTTGAATCAACCGAGGATCTCCCCATCGGCACATCACctgcaaaaaataaaaaaaaatggaaaGTCAAATAAACAGTGAAACAACAAAAAAGGAACAAATTAACATGAAACAGATTAAGGACTAAATAAAGTTTACTTACAATCTGGCAATGATGTAATGGCATAATCAAACATCCATGGGATAGTAGCGAGCGaattaaaaaatcatatttattaaaTTGTTAAACGGTGAGTAGTTTACCTGGTGACGTTGCCACAAGAAATTGATTTCAGAAATAATCAAAATCTCTCATATAAGTCAGTTACATTAGGTAATGAACacaattttttcataaaaaactcAGATCACTTCAATAAATTTGACCGGAATCATTAGACAaaaaatttgataataaatttTCGAAGACTTTTGAACCGAAATAAAAATT
This window encodes:
- the LOC111893168 gene encoding ran-binding protein 1 homolog a, whose protein sequence is MAINDPEHREEEEAAAEDEDTGAQVAPIVRLEAVEVINGEEDEDAILDLKSKLYRFDKDGNQWKERGAGTVKLLKHKETGKVRLVMRQSKTLKICANHLVLPTTSVQEHAGNDKSCVWHAADFSDGELKDELFCIRFGSVDNCKKFMETVEEVAESQHPEKEENKDASDAAGLLENLTVKDKTEEEGKEVKEASADAPKKEEKEPEKAAESEDKKKEESSPASST